A region from the Acanthopagrus latus isolate v.2019 chromosome 8, fAcaLat1.1, whole genome shotgun sequence genome encodes:
- the epx gene encoding eosinophil peroxidase, protein MDTALMVSISLLGLALVLLSLPEHASLSREFANTSAFLTASLCFGVFFSGTVFLGSVFVKEALQRAIELTDAAYARTSERVKKSLSEGALRPSDLLAQFKQIEAKTRTQVWAAELLDNTVELIREMVYTHTMEQPNPAELLSEADMENLLQVTGCSAELQRPSCRSDCLSERYRSFTGECNNRKHPRWGAANIPYSRWLPPEYEDSWGTPRGWDPEHTYHNATLPPVRLVSQEVLFTRNDNISLDSTLSHLLVEWGQWIDHDVVQTPQSPSTAAFRTGADCTHTCSRDTPCFPIQIPLSDPRNGIQSCMPFFRSAPSCVAGVLSHRRREQLNAITSFVDASMVYGSSTSLASALRNLSSPLGSMAINSQHSDQELAHMPFLPRLQAHLDPCGPRNSTTSRASDRSKRQENTTSCFQAGDSRANEHLGMIALHTLFLREHNRLVKELQRLNPHWSPDTLYQEARKIMGAIHQILTWEHYLPRVIGEGAMSRLMPPYKGYDPEQDSTIANVFATAAFRFAHVTVQPVVSRLGPGYTANSQHPPLPLHHSLFASWRVVQEGGIDPVLRGLLLSPAKLQTPGQMMVEELRERLFQAQGGMPLDLGALNLQRGRDHGLPGYGSWRRFCSLSVPNTTSELAEILSNFTLAHKFQLLYGTPHNIDVWVGAISEPALPGGRVGPLLSCLLARQFRALRDGDRFWWERESVFTGPQRRHLHGVSLSRIICDNSHITHVPANPFSRTERPEDMLACSHPLIPHLDLSPWKEPDTDPSCGPIPRIQSGYSLLCNSVILYQCHSGFKLLGSSSVRCDPDSQQWSPKPPTCQDINECEDQTSPCPQNLECLNTPGSFICSEPSSLSAISVVTAVIVVIGGVAALLLLLLCYRRYFPKKEELGNAACCQAKS, encoded by the exons ATGGACACAGCACTCATG GTGTCCATCTCTCTGCTTGGACTGGCTCTcgtcctgctctctctccctgaaCACGCTTCACTGAGCAGAGAATTTGCCAACACATCAG CCTTTCTAACGGCATCcttgtgttttggggtttttttttcaggaactGTGTTTTTGGGATCTGTGTTTGTGAAGGAGGCTCTTCAGAGAGCGATTGAGTTGACTGATGCTGCTTACGCTCGCACAAGTGAAAG GGTGAAGAAGTCGCTGTCTGAAGGCGCCCTGAGACCAAGTGACCTGCTGGCTCAGTTTAAACAGATCGAAGCCAAGACCAGGACTCAGGTCtgggctgcagagctgctggacaACACAGTGGAGCTGATCAGAGAGATGGTGTACACTCACACTATGGAGCAGCCCAACCCTGCTG AGCTGCTGAGTGAAGCAGACATGgagaacctgctgcaggtgaccGGCTGCTccgctgagctgcagagaccCAGCTGTcgctctgactgtctgtctgagcgCTACAGGTCCTTCACAGGAGAGTGCAACAACAG AAAACATCCCAGATGGGGAGCTGCAAACATCCCGTATTCCCGCTGGCTGCCTCCGGAGTACGAGGACTCGTGGGGGACGCCCAGAGGCTGGGACCCGGAGCACACCTACCATAATGCCACTCTGCCTCCG GTGCGGCTGGTGTCTCAGGAGGTGCTGTTCACTCGCAACGACAACATCTCTCTGGACTCCACTCTGTCCCACCTGCTGGTGGAGTGGGGTCAGTGGATAGACCATGACGTGGTGCAGACGCCTCAGAGCCCCAGTACAGCCGCCTTCAGGACGGGAGCTGACTGCACCCACACCTGCAGCCGGGACACGCCCTGCTTCCCCATACAG ATCCCTTTGTCAGATCCTCGTAACGGCATCCAGAGCTGCATGCCTTTCTTCCGCTCTGCTCCCAGCTGTGTCGCTGGCGTCCTGTCTCACCGCCGCCGTGAGCAGCTCAACGCCATCACCTCCTTTGTGGATGCCAGCATGGTGTACGGCAGCTCCACCAGTCTGGCCTCGGCTCTGAGaaacctctcctctccactggGCTCAATGGCCATCAACTCCCAGCACTCGGACCAGGAGCTGGCCCACATGCCGTTCCTGCCCCGCCTGCAGGCTCACCTGGACCCCTGTGGCCCTCGAAACTCCACCACCTCGAGGGCGTCAGACAGATCCAAGCGCCAGGAGAACACCACATCCTGCTTTCAAGCTG GTGATTCCAGAGCCAATGAACATCTGGGAATGATCGCACTGCACACGCTTTTCCTGAGAGAGCACAACCGGCTGGTCAAAGAGCTGCAGCGGCTCAACCCCCACTGGAGCCCTGACACCTTGTATCAGGAGGCGCGCAAGATCATGGGAGCCATTCATCAG ATCCTAACGTGGGAACACTACCTGCCGCGGGTCATCGGTGAGGGCGCCATGTCTCGTCTGATGCCGCCCTACAAGGGCTACGACCCTGAGCAGGATTCCACCATCGCTAACGTCTTCGCTACAGCTGCCTTTCGTTTTGCCCACGTCACCGTGCAGCCAGTGGTGAGCAGGCTGGGGCCAGGGTACACCGCCAACTCACAGCATCCCCCGCTGCCTCTGCATCATTCACTGTTTGCCTCCTGGAGGGTTGTGCAGGAAG GTGGTATAGACCCAGTGCTGCGGGGTCTGTTGCTGTCTCCAGCCAAGCTGCAGACTCCAGGTCAGATGatggtggaggagctgagagaaaGGCTGTTTCAGGCACAGGGAGGGATGCCTCTGGACCTCGGGGCCCTCAACCTCCAGAGGGGCCGGGATCACGGCCTGCCAG GATATGGCTCATGGAGAAGgttctgcagcctctctgttccCAACACGACATCAGAGCTGGCCGAGATTCTGAGCAACTTCACTTTAGCTCACAAATTCCAGCTCCTGTACGGGACGCCGCACAACATCGACGTGTGGGTGGGGGCCATCTCTGAGCCCGCTCTGCCCGGAGGTCGAGTCGGACCACTCCTGTCCTGCCTGCTGGCGAGACAGTTCAGAGCACTGAGAGACGGGGACAG GTTCTGGTGGGAAAGAGAAAGTGTTTTCACCGGCCCGCAGAGGAGACACCTCCACGGCGTCTCTCTGTCCCGCATCATTTGTGACAACAGCCACATCACTCATGTCCCTGCAAACCCGTTCTCACGCACCGAGAGACCAGAGGATATGCTGGCCTGTTCACACCCGCTCATCCCCCACCTGGACCTCAGCCCATGGAAAGAACCGGACACGG ATCCCAGCTGTGGTCCGATACCCAGGATTCAATCGGGCTACTCTCTGCTGTGCAACTCTGTGATTCTATATCAGTGTCACTCTGGATTCAAGCTGCTGGGATCTTCATCTGTCAGGTGTGATCCAGACAGCCAACAGTGGAGCCCCAAACCCCCAACATGTCAAG ATATCAATGAATGTGAAGACCAAACTTCTCCCTGCCCACAAAACCTGGAGTGTCTCAACACACCTGGTTCATTTATTTGCTCAG AACCGTCCTCGCTGTCCGCCATCTCTGTCGTCACTGCGGTGATAGTGGTGATTGGTGGTGTGgcggcgctgctgctgctgctgctctgttacCGCAG ATATTTTCCAAAGAAAGAAGAGTTGGGGAATGCTGCATGTTGCCAAGCGAAAAGTTAA